The DNA region GAGCCGATGCCGGGAATCCGGAAGATCTGCTCGGTGACGATGGCACCGCCGAACACGGCAGGCATCTGGAGCGCGATGAGCGTGACCACCGGGATCATCGCATTGCGCATCACATGCTTGACGATCACCTTGGCCTGCCCGAGCCCCTTGGCGCGGGCGGTGGTGACATAGTCGAGTCGGATCACGTCGAGCATCGCAGAGCGCACGAAGCGGGTCATCGACGCCGCCTGGAACAGGGCGAGTACCATCACCGGCATGATGGCCTGCCGAATCATCTCCAGCAGCCAGGGGATGCCGCTGCCGGGCACGTCGGTGTAGACGAAGGGCAGCCAGTCCAGCTTCACCGAGAACACCAGGATGAACAGGATGCCGGTGAAGAAGGTCGGCAGCGAGAAGCCGATGAAGGCGAAAGTGTTGGCGAGCTGGTCGAACAGCGAATAAGGCCGGGTGGCGGCGTAGACGCCGACCGGGATCGCGATCAGCAGCGCCAAGAGCTGCGCCGAGCCAATCACGTACAGCGTGGTCGGCAGCCGCTGCAGGATCAGCGTGTCGACATTGATCCGGCTGACAAAGGAGAAGCCCCAGTCGCCCTGCGCCATCGCCGATAGCCAGTGCAGGTAGCGCAGATAGATCGGGTCGTCGAGGCCGAACTTGGCGCGCAGCGCGGCCTGCACCTCGGGCGGCACGTTCGGATTGGTCGCGAGCTCGCTGAACGGATCGCCCGGCGCGAGCGCCAGCACGACGAACAGCACGAGCGAGATCCCGAGCAGGCTCGGGATCGCGATCATCAGACGGCGCAGGATATACTGACTCATCGGGAGATCATCTGACTAACGCTTGCACCTTGAGAGCACGTTGATTTTGCTTCCAATCGAAAGGCGACCTTCACCTCACCCCGCGTGCGGGGAGAGGTCGGAATTCAAGCACAGCTTGAATTCCGGGTGAGGGGCACTCTCCACGAACTCACCTTCCAATGCATTTGCGGATAGAGCCCCTCACCCCAACCCTCTCCCGATAAGAACGGGGAGAGGGAGGAGCAATTCCCGAGCCCGTGACGTCTCAGGTTTCACGATACCAGTCTTGCAGATTGTCCGTCTGGTTGGCCCAGCCGGACAGCGCGGGCCGCAGCGTGTTGGAGCAGGCTTCGACCGCGAGGCGATGCATCACGGGGATCATCACCGTGTCCTGCCACATCAAATCATTGCCCTTGATATAGAGGTCTGCCCGCTTGAGCGGATCGGTCTCGATCTCCGCCGCGTCGATCGCGGCGTCGAAATCCTTGTTGACCCAACGCGGGAAGTTCGGACCCTGCCACTTGTTCTCCTTGGTGGCCACGTTGCGCGAATGATAGCGGCGCATGTGCAGTGCGGGATCGGGTTGGGTCATCGGGATCTGGAACATCTCGATGTCCGCATAGAAGTGGGAATAGGTGTCGGGGTTGGCGACGTCGGAGGAGAAGAACACCGACGCCACCACCGATTTCAGCTCGACGTCGATGCCGGCTTTCTGGCAGGCCTGCTTGACGATCGCCTGGGTCTTCTGGCGCGGGCCGTTGATCGAGGTCTGGTACAGGAACTTCAGCTTCTTGCCGTCCTTCTCGCGGACGCCGTCCGAGCCGACTTTCCAGCCGGCCTCCTCGAGCAGCGCGCTCGCCTTCTCGACCGAGAACTCCCATTTGGTGTTCTTGGAGACGAACTCCTCGGGGCCGTTGAGATAGTTGGCGGTGGCGCGGCCGGCGCGGCCGTAGATCACCTTCTTGATGGATTCGCGGTCGACCAGCAGCGCCAGCGCCTTGCGCACGCGCGGGTCGGACAGGATCGGATGCTTGGTCTTGATCGACGAGCGCTCGCCGTCGACCTCGGTGTTCGGGTCGGTGAAGTTGACCGCGATGAACTCGATGTCGCCGCCGACCGCGAACAGCGACTTGCCCTTGCCGCCCTTTTCCAGGCGCAGCAGCACCTCGTCTTCGACCTGGATGTTCCAGGCGAAGTCATATTCGCCGGTCTGGATCACCGCCCGCGCCGCCGAGACGGCATCGCCGCCGCCCTTCATCTCGATCGTGTCGAAGGATGGCCGGTTGGCCATGTGGTAGTCGGGGTTGATCTCGCCGCGGATCAGATCGCCCGGTTTGAATTCGACGAATTTGTAGGGGCCAGTGCCGACCGGCTTCAGATTGTTCGGCGCTTCGCGGGATTTGCCGCCTTTGTACTCCGCGAACAGATGCTTCGGAATGATGCAGCCATAAGCGCCGACAAAGGCGTTGGCCCAGAACGGTGTCGGCTTCTTGAAATTGATACGGACCGTGAGGTCGTCGACCTTTTCGACGGTGAGGCCGCTATAGGTCTCAATCGATACGGCCGCGGTCGCGGGATCGCTGGCATATTCCCAGTTGAACACGAGATCGTCGGCGGTCACCGGCTTGCCGTCGTGCCATTTGACGCCGGGTTTGAGTTTCCAGACCACCGATTTGGCATCGGCGGCGAGTCCGCCGTTTTGGATCGAGGGGATCTCGGCGGCGAGGATCGGGTTGAGATGGCCGTCGACGTCCCAGCTGGCCAGCGGCTCGTAGAAGATGCGCGAGCCGTCCTGGTCCTTGGTGCCGGTGGCGAAATGCGGATTGAGCAGGGTCGGGCCCTGCCACCACAACAGCTTCAGCGGACCGCCGCCGCCGCGTTTGGTCGGCTTGTAGGGGTTGGGGCTCTGCGCCATTGCGACGCCGCCGATCGCCAGAATCTGGTTCGCCAACGGTGCGGTGAGGCCGACGGCAATCATTCGCTTGACGAAGGCGCGGCGGTCCATCCGTCCGTCCCTTACGTCGTCGATCATCCCGCGCAGATTGTTGTCGAACATTGTCCCCTCGGTCCGGCTCACGTGTGATTGCGGCGGGCCTTGGAACCGGCCGCCGTGCTGGCGGCAGATGGCACACCGAATGACCGCGCAGGTCAACGCCTCCCGAGGTTCAGCGACTAGATCTTTTGGCTATCGCTTGTGCAGAACCGCTCCGCGCCGCACATCGGTTCGGCATTTCGGCGCCAAAGCGCGCCTGCGCACGCCTCGCAGTGCGGAAAATTTGTTCGTTATCCTTTGTTCCGAGATGCTTTTTTGTCACGCGCGCGCGTTTTCGAGCGGAGCGGACGCCGGTTCGCGTGGCGAAAGCGCGTCAAAGCAAAAATGCAGAGCCCTCGCTCCACTCCAATCGGATCAGAATAGGCGCTGGCCGGGCCGCGCATCGACGCGCAGGCCCGGCCGCAGATGCGGCGCTCAGGCGACCGACATGTCCAACGGCGGTGCAACATTCGCCGGCAGCGGACTGACATAGGGCGTTCGGGTGGTCCGCTTCTTGAGGTCGGCCTTGGCGGCCGCGATCAGCTCCGGCTCCATCAGCGCCTTGACGCCGAGGCCGGCCATCGCCTTGGCGGCCTGCACCATCGCCTTGTGCGCGGCCGGCGTCTTGCCCTGCGCCACAACCTGCCAGGTGTGGAACGGCGTGCCGATTGCAACCGTCGGTGCATGGACCTGCACCGTTGGCACCACCCAGCTGACGTCACCGACATCGGTCGAGCCGATCAGCGGATTGCGCTTGGCGTCGATCGGCACCAGGAAATCGGCCAGCGGCCGGTCGGTCGGATCCATGCCGATCGCGTAGTAGACCGAGGCGATGTCCTTGTCGGTCAGCGTCGCGCGGATCTTGCCGGCGAAATCCTTGTCGGCATCGTCGAAATGCGGCGGGCCGAGATCTTCCATGATCTGGTGCAGGGTCTGCTCCAGCGGGGTGTTGGGCAGGATGTTGGAGACCGCGGAGATGATCTTCATCTCCATCTTGGTCTCGGTCATCAGGGCTGCGCCCTGTGCGATCTTGTGCACGCGCTCGACCAGCTCGTTCATGCCGGGCAGGTCGCGGGCGCGGATCGAGTAGCGCACGCGGGCATGGGCCTGCACGACATTGGGCGCAATGCCGCCGGTGTCGAGCAGCGCGTAATGCACGCGGGCATCGCTCGGCATGTGCTCGCGCATGTAGTTGACGCCGACATTCATCAATTCCACCGCATCGAGCGCGCTGCGGCCGAGATGCGGCGAGGCCGCCGCATGCGAGGTCCGGCCGGTGAAGATGAAATCGGCGCGGGTGTTGGCGAGCGACGGCGTCACCGCCACCTCCCAGAAGCTGTGCGGATGCCAGGTGATGGCGATGTCGGCGTCCTCGAACGCGCCACACCGCACCATGAAGGCCTTTGCCGCGCCGCCTTCCTCGGCGGGACAGCCGTAGTAGCGCACCCGGCCCGGCACCTTGTTGGCAGCAAGCCAGTCCTTCACCGCGGTCGCCGCGAGCAGCGCGGAGGAGCCGAGCAGATTGTGGCCGCAGCCGTGGCCGTGGCCGCCGCTCTCGACCGGACGAGGTTCGGCAACGCCGGCCTCCTGGCTGAGGCCGGGCAGGGCATCATATTCGCCGAGGAAAGCGATGACCGGGCCGCCCTCGCCCCATTCGCCCATCACCGCGGTCGGAATGTCGGCGAGGTTCTCGGTGATGCGAAAACCCTGGTGGCGCAGTTCGGCCAGATGTTCGGCGGATGAGCGCGCCTCGGTGTAGCAGACCTCGGGCATCGCCCAGACCCGGTCGCTCAATTCGATGAAACGCGGCTTGATCGTGTCGACGCCGCGCCAAACATCATTACGGTTGTCCATTTGCTTCGGTTCCTTGGCTCGCTGGAGCATGATCAGGAAAAGTGTGAAGCGGTTTTCCGAAAAGATCATGCCCAAACAATGAGCCAAAGTGCGATGACGATTCATCGCGCTTTGGCCAATCTGAAGCGCAAAAGGCTAGCAGCTTGGCGCGCCGCCGCCTAGCTTGTGCCGGCAGACCAGCTTTTCCGCAGCGTCGCGTCTTGGTGTGTCCGGTCGCAGAAGCGCTGGCCGGCCACGATCTTGCGCGCAAGTGTCTGTCTTGAGCGATCGGCCTGCCTTCCTCTATGATGTGGCTCGCGAGGACGTGGTCCGACCATGCATGATGCAATTCCGTCTCTGTTGCCGAGAAATTCGGGCCACCAGTTCGTGATCTATGCCGACGCCTGCTCGGGGGTAGCAGGTGCGCTGCATGAGCGTACCTTCGCGTCGGTGAACAACGTGGTTCGCCGGCTGCACCCTGCGCCCGAATTCATTCTCTTCCCCGGCGACGAGATCATCGGCCTCACCGCCGATGCCGACGCGTTGCGGGCGCAGTGGCGGCATTGGCTCGACACCGAAATGGGCTGGCTCGACCGGCGCGCGGTGCCGCTGTGGCACACGACCGGCAACCACACCACCTATGACGAGATGAGCGAGGCGGTGTTTCGCGAGGTCCTCAAGCTGCCACGCAATGGTCCGCCGGGTCAGGAGGGCCTGTCCTATTGGGTCCGCCGCGACGATCTCCTGATGGTGTTCGTGCACACGCTGTGGAGCGGGCTGGGCGGCGAGGGGCATGTCGAGACCGACTGGCTGCAAGCGGTGCTCGAACAGCACAGGGATGCCCGGCACAAGCTGGTGCTGGGTCATCATCCCGTGTACCCCATCAACGGCTTCAGCGGCAGCTATCAGCGCGAGATCGGCCACGAATACAGCGCGCGCTTCTGGGAGATCCTGGTCGGCGCCGGCGTGACCGCCTATCTGTGCAGCCACATTCTCGCATTCGATGTTCAGGTCCATCGCGGCGTGCTGCAGATCTGCACGGCGGGTGCGGGCACCGCACACCGGATGCCCGAAGGCGTCGAGTATCTGCATTGCGTGCAGGCGGCGCTCGATCGGGATGGTCTTCGCTATCAGGTGCTCGACACCGAAGGCGCCGTGCGCGAGCAGCTCGCATGGCCGTTGCCATCTCTCGACCGCGCCGCGTGGTCGCCATTGCCGCACGGGACCAGCTCCGCGCCATTGTCCGGAATGCCGGCGCCCGCGACGGTAGTCGCCCTGAAATTATCGGGCCGCACCGCCGCGGCAAGCGCCGCGCCGCAAACGCTGCTGTGCACGCCTGTGCCGGACATGATCGCACCGCTCTGGCTCGGCCTGCGCGGGCCGAACCAGACGCTCACCCTGATCCTCGGGCGCGAGCCCGGGCGTAGTCCGCATTACTGGGTCGGTCCCGATCTCGGCGATGAGCGGGATTTCGACCTCGACATCGCCTTCTATCCGGACATGGGACCGGGCGGCGTGCTGTGGCGATGCCGCGGTGACATCAGCTGGACGTCGTTCGCCGCGATATCGGCGACGGGGCTCGAGCGGTTCTCGTGGCCCGCGCTCTGGAGCGTCGGGTGCGGACAGCATGGACCGGACGACAGGCGATATGCCGGACCACGGCTCGACGTCGCTGCGGCCGTGTTCGCTTTGTCATGAGCCAAAGTCGGCGGCGCCCGCCCGGCCGAGAAGCGGGGCCAGGACGCAGGTGGCCTAGTCAGGCTTCTTCGGCTTGTCGCGTTCCGCGCTTTTCAATTCGCGATCGATCAGCGTGCAGACCCGCCGCTGCGCCAGCAGGCCGAGCCGCGCGCGTGTGGTGCCTTGCCTGATCTTGCCGTTGATTTCGAATGACCAGCTCCAGAGGTCGGGTTCGATGTTGGTGAGCGTGTATTGAATGTCCCGATGACGATCGATCAGCTTCTTCATGCCGTTTCTTTTTGTTGGCTGAAGATTGCATAACCAGATCGAGGAGGCGTCTGTATCCGGACGACTACCTACGCAATTGGTCTAAGTGTCCGCATCACGGAATTTTCGCAATCACTAAGTTGGGGTCGTTGTCCAGTGGTTGCGCGATCATGTCGCGAGAACGCTGAGGTGTATCCCCATTCTCATATGTCATCGCCCGGCTCGACCAGGCGATCCAGTACGCCGCGGCCTCTCGGCTCAAGCACTGCTGCCTCTGGAATACTGGATCACCCGCATGCGCGGGTGATGACACCGCGCTGTTCGACATGAATCGAGAACCATCCTCATCGTCGTCCTGGCGAAAGCCAGGACCCATTACCCCAAATCTCAATTGGTGCGTGACGGTTGGCCGCAGTTCGGTTCATCACCGAATACGGTGGTTATGGGTCCTGGCTTGCGCCAGGACGACGGAGGGATAGGTCTCAATCCGCCAGCATCAACCTTGTACGTCCCGCCCTCACAAATTGATCACCCCGCGCCGCGCCGCATGCGCCACCGCATCGGTGCGGCCGGTGGCGTCCAGCTTGTCGAGCAGGGAGCCGACATGAAACTTGGCAGTGTGGACTGAAATCCCGAGCCGCTGCGCGATCATCTTGTTGGATGCGCCTTCGGCGAGCAGCGCCAGCACGTCCAGCTCGCGCGGCGTCAGCTCGAAGTCGCCGCCGCCTGTGGTGTCCCGGTTGCGTGCGACGAGCGTCGCCGTTGCCTGTTCGCCCGGCGCGGCAAGCCGCAGGCCGGCGACGCTGCCGAGCAACGTCGCCAGCCGGTCGGCGAGGGCGGGGTCGTCGATCTCGAGTGCGATGATGATGTCGGAGGCAGGCTCGCTGCTCACGTCTCGGGCCTTTCGCCGACCGTCACCTTGAAGTTCAACGGCTCGCCGCCGCGATGCACGGTGAGCTCGACCACGCTGCCGACGCTCTGCGGCCCGAGGCCGCGCGACAGCGCCCGCACGCCCGACAGCTTCTCGCCGTTGACGGCAATGATCACGTCGCCCTGGCGGATGCCGGCGGCAGCCGAGGGGCCGGCCTTGTCGACGTTCATCACCATTGCGCCGAGGCCGTCGTCGAGACGAACCGGCTGCAGCCCGACGCCGAGATATCCGCGCGCGATGCGGCCGCTCTTCTCGAGCTGTGCTGCGACCCGCTCGATGGTCGCGGCAGGGATCGTCAGCACGCGGCGCGGGCCGAGCACCGCCATGCCGAACGGCACGCCCGCGGCATTCAGCGCCAGCCCGCCCTGCTGGCTGTGCCGCAACCGGACGTCGAGCTCGATCCGCGCGTCGATCTCGCCGCCGCGCAGGCTGCGCCAGGCGGCGCCGGACCGCGAGACCATGCCGAGCCGCGCGATCGGCGCGCCGCGGTCGGCCGCGACGATCACCGCGAGCGATCCGAGCGCGGGGATTTCGGTCGACAGCTTGATCGGCGCGACGTCGCCGTCGACGCGCAGCAGCGCGATGTCGGTGGTGTGGTCGCGCCCAGCGACGGCAGCTTGCCTGCGGCTGCCGTCGGCAAACTGGATTTCGATCTCGCCCTCGTCGGCGAGCGCTTCGTCCGCAGTGACGACGAGGCCGGTCTTCCAGACAAAGCCGGAGGCGCGCGCGCGGTGCGAATGCACGGAGACGATTGCCGGCGCAGCGCGCGCAATGGTCTCGGAAAGGGCTGATGACAGCGAGGCGAGAGTGGTCGGTTCGGTCATGGGAAACTCCGTTGGCTTCCCTCAATCTGGGATGTTGCGGCCGGCGGTGAAACTGGCCGGATGGGCAGGGCGCGGCCCCGCCGATCGGAACCGCAGCTCAGCTCAGCCGATGCAGGGTCGCCTTCGGGCTCTCGCCGAACTTGGCGCGGTAGGCGCTCGCCATTCGGCTCAGATGGGTAAAGCCGAGGTCGAATGCAATATCGACGATGCGTTCGCCCGTCCGCGCCGTCTTGAGGCGGGCGTTGAGATGGGCGAGGCGGATGTCGAGCAGCATCTCGGAAACGGTGGTG from Bradyrhizobium sp. B124 includes:
- a CDS encoding ABC transporter permease produces the protein MSQYILRRLMIAIPSLLGISLVLFVVLALAPGDPFSELATNPNVPPEVQAALRAKFGLDDPIYLRYLHWLSAMAQGDWGFSFVSRINVDTLILQRLPTTLYVIGSAQLLALLIAIPVGVYAATRPYSLFDQLANTFAFIGFSLPTFFTGILFILVFSVKLDWLPFVYTDVPGSGIPWLLEMIRQAIMPVMVLALFQAASMTRFVRSAMLDVIRLDYVTTARAKGLGQAKVIVKHVMRNAMIPVVTLIALQMPAVFGGAIVTEQIFRIPGIGSLLISSILANDTPVVMAVTFVFACLVVLFNLIADVLYGWLDPRISFR
- a CDS encoding peptide ABC transporter substrate-binding protein, with protein sequence MFDNNLRGMIDDVRDGRMDRRAFVKRMIAVGLTAPLANQILAIGGVAMAQSPNPYKPTKRGGGGPLKLLWWQGPTLLNPHFATGTKDQDGSRIFYEPLASWDVDGHLNPILAAEIPSIQNGGLAADAKSVVWKLKPGVKWHDGKPVTADDLVFNWEYASDPATAAVSIETYSGLTVEKVDDLTVRINFKKPTPFWANAFVGAYGCIIPKHLFAEYKGGKSREAPNNLKPVGTGPYKFVEFKPGDLIRGEINPDYHMANRPSFDTIEMKGGGDAVSAARAVIQTGEYDFAWNIQVEDEVLLRLEKGGKGKSLFAVGGDIEFIAVNFTDPNTEVDGERSSIKTKHPILSDPRVRKALALLVDRESIKKVIYGRAGRATANYLNGPEEFVSKNTKWEFSVEKASALLEEAGWKVGSDGVREKDGKKLKFLYQTSINGPRQKTQAIVKQACQKAGIDVELKSVVASVFFSSDVANPDTYSHFYADIEMFQIPMTQPDPALHMRRYHSRNVATKENKWQGPNFPRWVNKDFDAAIDAAEIETDPLKRADLYIKGNDLMWQDTVMIPVMHRLAVEACSNTLRPALSGWANQTDNLQDWYRET
- a CDS encoding M20 family metallopeptidase, whose product is MDNRNDVWRGVDTIKPRFIELSDRVWAMPEVCYTEARSSAEHLAELRHQGFRITENLADIPTAVMGEWGEGGPVIAFLGEYDALPGLSQEAGVAEPRPVESGGHGHGCGHNLLGSSALLAATAVKDWLAANKVPGRVRYYGCPAEEGGAAKAFMVRCGAFEDADIAITWHPHSFWEVAVTPSLANTRADFIFTGRTSHAAASPHLGRSALDAVELMNVGVNYMREHMPSDARVHYALLDTGGIAPNVVQAHARVRYSIRARDLPGMNELVERVHKIAQGAALMTETKMEMKIISAVSNILPNTPLEQTLHQIMEDLGPPHFDDADKDFAGKIRATLTDKDIASVYYAIGMDPTDRPLADFLVPIDAKRNPLIGSTDVGDVSWVVPTVQVHAPTVAIGTPFHTWQVVAQGKTPAAHKAMVQAAKAMAGLGVKALMEPELIAAAKADLKKRTTRTPYVSPLPANVAPPLDMSVA
- a CDS encoding metallophosphoesterase, whose translation is MHDAIPSLLPRNSGHQFVIYADACSGVAGALHERTFASVNNVVRRLHPAPEFILFPGDEIIGLTADADALRAQWRHWLDTEMGWLDRRAVPLWHTTGNHTTYDEMSEAVFREVLKLPRNGPPGQEGLSYWVRRDDLLMVFVHTLWSGLGGEGHVETDWLQAVLEQHRDARHKLVLGHHPVYPINGFSGSYQREIGHEYSARFWEILVGAGVTAYLCSHILAFDVQVHRGVLQICTAGAGTAHRMPEGVEYLHCVQAALDRDGLRYQVLDTEGAVREQLAWPLPSLDRAAWSPLPHGTSSAPLSGMPAPATVVALKLSGRTAAASAAPQTLLCTPVPDMIAPLWLGLRGPNQTLTLILGREPGRSPHYWVGPDLGDERDFDLDIAFYPDMGPGGVLWRCRGDISWTSFAAISATGLERFSWPALWSVGCGQHGPDDRRYAGPRLDVAAAVFALS
- a CDS encoding LuxR C-terminal-related transcriptional regulator, whose translation is MSSEPASDIIIALEIDDPALADRLATLLGSVAGLRLAAPGEQATATLVARNRDTTGGGDFELTPRELDVLALLAEGASNKMIAQRLGISVHTAKFHVGSLLDKLDATGRTDAVAHAARRGVINL
- a CDS encoding S1C family serine protease — protein: MTEPTTLASLSSALSETIARAAPAIVSVHSHRARASGFVWKTGLVVTADEALADEGEIEIQFADGSRRQAAVAGRDHTTDIALLRVDGDVAPIKLSTEIPALGSLAVIVAADRGAPIARLGMVSRSGAAWRSLRGGEIDARIELDVRLRHSQQGGLALNAAGVPFGMAVLGPRRVLTIPAATIERVAAQLEKSGRIARGYLGVGLQPVRLDDGLGAMVMNVDKAGPSAAAGIRQGDVIIAVNGEKLSGVRALSRGLGPQSVGSVVELTVHRGGEPLNFKVTVGERPET